One genomic region from Streptomyces sp. NBC_00582 encodes:
- a CDS encoding isocitrate lyase/PEP mutase family protein, which produces MTYGTKLRERIAAPGTTPLIGVYDMYSASIAAQHYDGMFVSGFGFAASYYGLPDIGFIAWPDMMAFVQRLRGAFPGHHLLVDIDDGYVDPEVACHVVDGLERIGASGVVLEDQKRPRRCGHADGKQVLPLDEYLTKLEMVLATRRDLLVVARTDATDERDILHRAETLAATDADVVLVDGVRSVDWIRRIRAVAGDKPLLFNQIAGGKSPRLSLAELADLGVDVAIYSTPCLFAAHEAMHVALSELRRTDGRLPEPRNGTDGVGVQTSTRLLERNIARSRMTHGGSRT; this is translated from the coding sequence TTGACCTACGGGACCAAGCTGCGCGAGCGCATCGCCGCACCCGGGACGACCCCGCTGATCGGCGTGTACGACATGTACTCGGCGTCGATCGCGGCACAGCACTACGACGGGATGTTCGTCTCCGGCTTCGGCTTCGCGGCCTCCTACTACGGACTGCCCGACATCGGCTTCATCGCCTGGCCCGACATGATGGCGTTCGTGCAGCGGCTGCGCGGAGCGTTCCCCGGCCACCACCTCCTGGTCGACATCGACGACGGCTACGTCGATCCCGAGGTCGCCTGCCACGTCGTGGACGGCCTCGAACGCATCGGCGCCTCCGGCGTTGTCCTGGAGGACCAGAAACGACCCCGCCGCTGCGGCCACGCCGACGGCAAACAGGTACTGCCCCTGGACGAGTACCTCACCAAGCTGGAGATGGTCCTCGCCACCCGCCGCGACCTCCTCGTCGTCGCCCGTACCGACGCCACCGACGAGCGCGACATCCTGCACCGCGCCGAGACCCTCGCCGCCACCGACGCGGACGTGGTCCTCGTCGACGGCGTCCGCAGCGTGGACTGGATCCGCCGCATCCGCGCCGTCGCCGGCGACAAGCCCCTGCTGTTCAATCAGATCGCCGGCGGCAAGTCCCCCCGCCTCTCCCTCGCGGAACTCGCGGACCTCGGTGTCGACGTCGCCATCTACAGCACCCCCTGCCTCTTCGCCGCCCACGAGGCCATGCACGTGGCCCTCAGCGAACTCCGCCGCACCGACGGCCGGTTGCCCGAACCGAGAAACGGCACCGACGGAGTGGGTGTCCAGACGTCGACCCGCCTGCTGGAACGCAACATCGCCCGGAGCCGGATGACACACGGGGGCTCCAGGACCTGA
- a CDS encoding VOC family protein, translating into MNTIPARLDHIVLATPELAATVAEFTRRTGVVPAPGGVHLGHGTRNHLVGLGGGAYLEILGPDPDQPEPVGPRPFGVDGLAGARVLTWAISPVDLDGTVAAARAGGYDPGDVREMSRRRPDGTLLRWRLTDGGRPHPSGLVPFLIDWGAAPHPSASGLPVTPLRELTATAPDPGELRAVLSVLGTDLRVGEGPAAFSCTLDTPKGPVTFG; encoded by the coding sequence ATGAACACCATTCCGGCACGTCTCGACCACATTGTCCTCGCGACCCCCGAACTGGCGGCGACGGTCGCGGAGTTCACCCGGCGTACGGGGGTGGTGCCCGCGCCGGGCGGGGTGCATCTCGGGCACGGCACCCGCAACCATCTGGTGGGGCTGGGCGGGGGCGCCTATCTGGAGATCCTCGGTCCCGACCCGGACCAGCCCGAACCGGTGGGTCCGCGGCCGTTCGGTGTGGACGGTCTCGCCGGGGCGCGGGTCCTGACCTGGGCGATCAGTCCTGTGGACCTGGACGGGACGGTCGCGGCCGCCCGTGCGGGGGGCTACGACCCGGGTGATGTGCGGGAGATGAGCCGTCGGCGGCCCGACGGCACGCTGCTGCGGTGGCGGCTGACCGACGGCGGCCGCCCGCATCCGTCCGGTCTGGTGCCGTTCCTCATCGACTGGGGTGCCGCGCCGCACCCGTCCGCGTCCGGGCTGCCGGTGACCCCGCTGCGGGAGCTGACCGCCACGGCGCCCGATCCCGGGGAGCTGCGCGCGGTGCTGTCCGTGCTCGGTACGGATCTGCGGGTCGGGGAGGGGCCTGCGGCGTTCTCCTGCACGCTGGACACCCCGAAGGGGCCGGTGACCTTCGGCTGA
- a CDS encoding helix-turn-helix domain-containing protein — MYQERPSRLAGAVLWTNAPVPGADARPVLPDGCMDLLWNDGRLLVAGPDTHAHLPDGPPTTWAGVRLYPGTAPALLGVPAHTLRDRRVDLADLWPAARVRRLTARVAAAPDPATALEELALERATPPDPALRRLVTALAEGHSVAATADALGLGARRLHRHSLAAFGYGPKTLGRILRLRRALDLARAGVPYADTAARAGYADQAHLARDVREFTGTTLSDLLSR, encoded by the coding sequence GTGTACCAGGAACGGCCCTCCCGGCTGGCCGGCGCGGTCCTCTGGACGAACGCACCCGTCCCCGGAGCCGACGCCCGCCCCGTGCTGCCCGACGGCTGCATGGACCTGCTGTGGAACGACGGCCGCCTGCTCGTCGCCGGCCCCGACACCCACGCCCACCTCCCCGACGGCCCGCCCACCACCTGGGCCGGCGTCCGCCTCTACCCCGGCACCGCGCCCGCCCTGCTCGGCGTCCCCGCCCACACTCTGCGCGACCGCCGCGTGGACCTCGCCGATCTGTGGCCGGCGGCCCGCGTACGGCGCCTGACCGCGCGCGTCGCCGCGGCCCCCGACCCGGCCACCGCACTGGAGGAGCTGGCCCTGGAACGGGCCACCCCGCCCGACCCCGCACTGCGCCGGCTGGTCACCGCGCTCGCCGAGGGCCACTCCGTCGCCGCGACGGCCGACGCCCTCGGCCTCGGCGCCCGCCGGCTGCACCGACACTCCCTCGCCGCCTTCGGCTACGGCCCGAAGACCCTCGGCCGGATCCTGCGACTGCGGCGCGCCCTCGACCTCGCCCGCGCCGGAGTGCCGTACGCGGACACGGCGGCCCGCGCCGGTTACGCCGACCAGGCCCATCTCGCCCGAGACGTACGCGAGTTCACCGGCACCACACTGAGCGACCTACTGTCGCGCTAG
- a CDS encoding GAF domain-containing protein — translation MANSPLNVDRLAAVDAARAARVLNEVRDARLAGRRARVAPRPVIEQSWERVLRGGVDPEQGFPPEVLGADEVRRLRQESPLREVLPVLREGLLSVADVAQHIMVVADGEGRVLWREGSSPVLRKADGLGFEPGAHWGEEVVGTNGVGTSAVVRRPVQVFGGEHFVRSHGSWTCAGAPICDPRNGLLLGVVDVSGPLETMHPATLAWVESVAKLAEARLRELHVGSLERLRAVAAPVLARLGGRAAVVDGDGWTAAVSGMPYVNRIALPKSPSAGRRWLPALGLCALEPLAGGWLVRAVDEAGGRVPGDTTRIVLDLGRARRWSVTVSGGAGTWTHELSPRHAELLYLLAVHRGGRSASGLAEDMFGDPARTVTVRAEMSRVRRYLGGFLEHRPYRFCEEAEVEVLLPPDPAGLLPHSTAPAVLRGRTATPCPERPRDRTP, via the coding sequence GTGGCCAACTCGCCGTTGAATGTGGATCGGCTCGCGGCCGTCGACGCCGCGCGGGCGGCTCGGGTGCTCAACGAGGTGCGGGACGCCCGGCTGGCCGGGCGGCGGGCGCGGGTGGCGCCGCGTCCGGTGATCGAGCAGTCCTGGGAGCGGGTGCTGCGCGGCGGGGTGGATCCCGAGCAGGGTTTCCCGCCGGAGGTGCTGGGCGCGGACGAAGTGCGGCGGCTGCGGCAGGAGTCGCCGCTGCGGGAGGTGCTTCCCGTGCTGCGGGAGGGGTTGTTGTCGGTGGCGGACGTGGCGCAGCACATCATGGTCGTCGCCGACGGGGAGGGCCGCGTGCTGTGGCGGGAGGGGTCTTCCCCGGTGCTGCGCAAGGCGGACGGGCTCGGTTTCGAGCCGGGGGCGCACTGGGGTGAGGAGGTGGTCGGCACCAACGGGGTGGGGACGTCGGCCGTGGTGCGGCGGCCGGTGCAGGTGTTCGGCGGTGAGCATTTCGTGCGGTCGCACGGAAGCTGGACGTGTGCGGGCGCCCCGATCTGCGATCCGCGCAACGGGCTGCTGCTCGGTGTGGTGGATGTCAGCGGGCCGCTGGAGACGATGCATCCGGCGACGCTGGCGTGGGTGGAGTCGGTGGCGAAGCTCGCGGAGGCGCGGTTGCGGGAGCTGCACGTGGGGTCGTTGGAGCGGTTGCGGGCGGTGGCGGCGCCGGTGCTGGCCCGGTTGGGTGGCCGGGCGGCGGTGGTGGACGGGGACGGCTGGACGGCGGCGGTGAGCGGGATGCCGTACGTCAACCGGATCGCGCTGCCGAAGTCGCCGTCGGCGGGGCGGCGGTGGCTGCCGGCGCTGGGGCTGTGCGCGCTGGAGCCGCTGGCGGGGGGCTGGTTGGTGCGGGCGGTGGACGAGGCGGGCGGGCGGGTGCCGGGGGACACGACGCGGATCGTGCTGGATCTGGGGCGGGCGCGGCGCTGGTCGGTGACGGTGTCGGGCGGTGCGGGCACCTGGACCCACGAACTCAGTCCGCGGCATGCCGAGTTGCTGTATCTGCTGGCGGTGCACCGGGGTGGTCGCAGTGCGTCGGGGCTGGCCGAGGACATGTTCGGTGATCCGGCGCGTACGGTGACGGTGCGGGCGGAGATGTCGCGGGTGCGGCGGTATCTGGGGGGTTTCCTGGAACATCGGCCGTATCGTTTCTGCGAGGAGGCGGAGGTGGAGGTGCTCCTCCCTCCGGACCCGGCGGGCCTGTTGCCGCACTCGACGGCGCCCGCGGTGCTGCGGGGCCGCACCGCCACACCATGTCCCGAACGCCCTCGCGATCGCACACCGTAG
- a CDS encoding ThuA domain-containing protein: MTARLLLYTRTTAYRHDSIPDAVTAVRALDGFTVDHSEDPAALEAPLDGYAAVVFLSTSGEVLTPAGRERLAGYVGAGGGFVGVHSAACTEYDWPYYGDLLGARFDRHPAHQPGKAVIEDHDHPATRHLPTVWDFTDEWYDFRTNPRGRVRVLAGADETSYEGGAMGADHPLVWCREEGAGRVFYTALGHASEAYRDPDFLAHLRGGIAWAARVGRDAQ; encoded by the coding sequence ATGACCGCCCGCCTGCTCCTCTACACCCGCACCACCGCCTACCGCCACGACTCCATCCCGGACGCCGTCACCGCCGTACGGGCCCTCGACGGCTTCACGGTGGACCACAGCGAGGACCCGGCGGCCCTGGAGGCCCCGCTCGACGGATACGCGGCCGTGGTCTTCCTCTCCACCAGCGGCGAGGTCCTCACCCCCGCCGGGCGCGAACGCCTCGCCGGATACGTCGGTGCGGGCGGCGGCTTCGTCGGCGTGCACTCCGCGGCCTGCACCGAGTACGACTGGCCGTACTACGGCGACCTCCTCGGCGCCCGCTTCGACCGCCACCCCGCCCACCAGCCCGGCAAGGCGGTGATCGAGGACCACGACCACCCCGCCACCCGGCACCTGCCCACCGTCTGGGACTTCACCGACGAGTGGTACGACTTCCGCACCAACCCCCGCGGACGCGTCCGCGTCCTCGCCGGCGCCGACGAGACCTCGTACGAAGGCGGCGCGATGGGCGCCGACCACCCCCTCGTGTGGTGCCGCGAGGAAGGCGCCGGCCGCGTCTTCTACACCGCCCTCGGACACGCCTCCGAGGCCTACCGCGACCCCGACTTCCTGGCCCATCTGCGGGGCGGCATCGCCTGGGCGGCCCGCGTGGGACGCGACGCCCAGTGA
- a CDS encoding acyl-CoA dehydrogenase family protein, with amino-acid sequence MAGSTHTVTNQPPELSGYDVYGDDRALVSAVERHLDPALAQEARGELSALGRAAGSAQVREWGVQANGHPPTLRTHDRFGHRVDEVDFHPAWHRLLGKGVSAGLTAAWARPGGHVRRAAAFVVWTQVEAGTCCPLSMTHAAVPALRVDAELAAEWEPRLTSTLYDREMRPARLKAGALFGMAMTEKQGGSDVRANTTRAVALAESGAYALTGHKWFCSAPMSDAFLVLAQAPGGLTCFVVPRVLEDGERNVFRLQRLKDKLGNRSNASAEVEFDGTWARRVGEEGRGVRTIIDMVAATRVDCVLGSAGLMRQAVTQAVHHCTYREAFGGRLVDKPLMRNVLADLAVESEAATALGLRLAAAYDDGGEQERAFLRIAVPAAKYWVTKRCAPLVVEAAECLGGNGYVEESGMPRLVRESPLNSVWEGAGNVQALDVLRALRREPGALDAYLREVALARGADHRLDGAIKGLLTELADLQGVEARARRLAERFALVLQGALLVRFAPSEVADAFCASRLGGDGGAAFGTLPHGLPLAAVVERAAVGV; translated from the coding sequence ATGGCAGGCAGCACGCACACCGTGACCAATCAGCCGCCCGAGCTGAGCGGGTACGACGTCTACGGCGACGACCGCGCCCTGGTGTCCGCCGTGGAACGGCATCTGGATCCGGCGCTGGCGCAGGAGGCGCGCGGCGAGCTGTCCGCGCTGGGGCGGGCCGCGGGGTCGGCGCAGGTGCGGGAGTGGGGGGTGCAGGCGAACGGGCATCCGCCGACGCTGCGCACGCACGACCGGTTCGGGCACCGGGTGGACGAGGTGGACTTCCATCCGGCGTGGCACCGGCTGCTCGGCAAGGGGGTCAGCGCCGGGTTGACGGCGGCGTGGGCGCGGCCGGGCGGGCATGTGCGGCGGGCGGCGGCGTTCGTGGTGTGGACGCAGGTCGAGGCGGGCACCTGCTGTCCGCTGTCGATGACGCACGCGGCGGTGCCGGCGCTGCGGGTGGACGCGGAGCTGGCGGCCGAGTGGGAGCCGCGGCTGACGTCCACGCTGTACGACCGTGAGATGCGGCCGGCGCGCCTGAAGGCGGGGGCGCTGTTCGGGATGGCGATGACGGAGAAGCAGGGCGGCAGCGACGTACGGGCGAACACGACCCGGGCGGTTGCGCTGGCGGAGTCGGGGGCGTACGCGCTGACGGGGCACAAGTGGTTCTGTTCGGCGCCGATGTCGGACGCGTTCCTGGTGCTGGCGCAGGCTCCGGGGGGTCTGACGTGTTTCGTGGTGCCGCGGGTGCTGGAGGACGGGGAGCGCAATGTGTTCCGGTTGCAGCGGCTGAAGGACAAGCTGGGCAACCGGTCGAACGCGTCGGCGGAGGTGGAGTTCGACGGGACGTGGGCGCGCCGGGTCGGGGAGGAGGGGCGGGGGGTGCGCACGATCATCGACATGGTGGCGGCGACCCGGGTGGACTGTGTGCTGGGGTCGGCGGGGCTGATGCGGCAGGCGGTGACGCAGGCGGTGCATCACTGCACCTACCGTGAGGCGTTCGGGGGGCGGCTCGTCGACAAGCCGTTGATGCGCAATGTGCTGGCGGATCTGGCGGTGGAGTCGGAGGCGGCGACGGCGCTGGGGCTGCGGTTGGCGGCGGCCTACGACGACGGGGGTGAGCAGGAGCGGGCGTTTCTGCGGATCGCGGTGCCGGCGGCGAAGTACTGGGTGACCAAGCGCTGTGCGCCGCTGGTGGTGGAGGCGGCGGAGTGTCTGGGCGGCAACGGGTATGTGGAGGAGTCGGGGATGCCGCGGCTGGTGCGGGAGTCGCCGCTGAACTCGGTGTGGGAGGGCGCGGGCAATGTGCAGGCGCTCGATGTGCTGCGGGCGTTGCGGCGGGAGCCGGGGGCGCTGGACGCGTATCTGCGGGAGGTGGCCCTGGCGCGCGGGGCGGATCACCGGCTGGACGGGGCGATCAAGGGGCTGCTGACGGAGTTGGCCGATCTGCAGGGGGTGGAGGCGCGGGCGCGGCGGCTGGCGGAGCGGTTCGCGCTGGTGCTCCAGGGGGCGCTGCTCGTACGGTTCGCGCCGTCGGAGGTGGCGGACGCGTTCTGTGCGTCGCGGCTCGGCGGGGACGGGGGTGCGGCGTTCGGGACGCTGCCGCACGGGCTGCCCCTGGCGGCCGTGGTGGAGCGGGCCGCTGTGGGGGTCTGA
- a CDS encoding IS481 family transposase, with product MSHRNARLTVHGRRLLVERVRSGRPVAHVAAEMGISRVTAHKWMRRWQAEGEQGLHDRPSRPLTTPHRTAAAVEARVCRLRQDRKLGPARLGPVLGLPASTVHRILVRHGLNRLAFLDRPTGQVIRRYERDRPGELIHVDVKKLGRIPDGGGHKVLGRQAGRARRSSVGFDYVHSAIDDHSRLAYSEIHRDEKVATCAGFLTRAAAFFHAHGITRIERVLTDNAWAYRKGLAWKQVLIEIGATGKLTRAYRPQTNGKVERFNRTLLDEWAYLRPFTSNDERTAALADFLHTYNYHRCHTALGGQPPITRVNNPAGQYS from the coding sequence GTGTCCCACCGTAATGCCCGGCTGACCGTTCACGGCAGGCGGCTGCTCGTCGAGCGTGTCCGTTCGGGCCGCCCCGTCGCGCATGTCGCGGCCGAGATGGGCATCTCACGTGTCACGGCCCACAAGTGGATGCGCCGCTGGCAAGCGGAGGGCGAACAGGGGCTGCACGACCGCCCCAGCCGTCCACTGACGACACCCCACCGCACGGCGGCAGCCGTGGAGGCCCGGGTGTGCCGGCTGCGCCAGGACCGCAAACTCGGCCCCGCCCGCCTCGGCCCCGTCCTGGGACTGCCCGCCTCGACCGTGCACCGCATCCTGGTCCGCCACGGCCTGAACCGGCTTGCCTTCCTCGACCGGCCCACCGGCCAGGTCATCCGCCGCTACGAACGCGACCGACCCGGCGAACTCATCCACGTCGACGTCAAGAAACTCGGCCGCATCCCCGACGGCGGCGGCCACAAGGTCCTGGGCCGCCAGGCCGGCCGCGCCCGCCGCAGCAGCGTGGGCTTCGACTACGTCCACTCAGCCATCGACGACCACAGCCGCCTCGCCTACAGCGAGATCCACCGCGACGAGAAAGTCGCCACCTGCGCCGGCTTCCTCACCCGCGCGGCCGCCTTCTTCCACGCCCACGGCATCACCCGCATCGAACGCGTGCTCACCGACAACGCCTGGGCCTACCGCAAGGGCCTGGCCTGGAAGCAGGTGCTCATCGAGATCGGCGCGACCGGCAAGCTGACTCGCGCCTACCGCCCGCAGACCAACGGCAAGGTCGAACGCTTCAACCGCACCCTGCTCGACGAGTGGGCCTACCTGCGGCCTTTCACCAGCAACGACGAACGCACCGCAGCCCTGGCCGACTTCCTCCACACCTACAACTACCATCGCTGCCACACCGCACTCGGAGGCCAGCCACCCATCACCCGAGTCAACAACCCTGCGGGTCAATACAGCTAG
- a CDS encoding VOC family protein, whose protein sequence is MSTRFDAVGLVVSDMAASVAFYRGLGFAFPEGAEREPHAEAELPGGLRLLLDTEETVRSFHPGWRAPSGGGRASLALRCDGPAEVDAVYEALVGAGHHGELKPWDAFWGQRYAVVHDPDGNGVDLFAPLGRV, encoded by the coding sequence ATGAGTACACGATTCGATGCCGTAGGGCTGGTCGTCTCCGACATGGCCGCCTCCGTCGCCTTCTACCGCGGCCTGGGGTTCGCGTTCCCCGAAGGGGCCGAGCGGGAGCCGCACGCCGAGGCGGAGCTGCCGGGCGGGCTGCGGCTGCTGCTGGACACCGAGGAGACCGTGCGTTCCTTCCATCCGGGCTGGCGTGCGCCGTCCGGGGGCGGCCGGGCCTCGCTCGCGCTGCGCTGTGACGGGCCGGCCGAGGTGGACGCGGTGTACGAGGCGCTGGTGGGTGCGGGACATCATGGCGAGCTGAAGCCGTGGGACGCGTTCTGGGGGCAGCGGTACGCCGTGGTGCACGATCCGGACGGCAACGGCGTCGACCTGTTCGCGCCGCTAGGCCGTGTCTGA
- a CDS encoding putative leader peptide — protein MSGTGIALVSRRHVDLGRMSSAICPAG, from the coding sequence ATGTCTGGAACTGGAATTGCCTTGGTGAGTCGGCGGCACGTCGACCTCGGCCGCATGTCCAGCGCCATCTGTCCGGCGGGCTGA
- a CDS encoding YihY/virulence factor BrkB family protein, which translates to MQPARHSPEQPGGPTGRLHRARALYRNVSKRRTAWLLLKDTVNSCIEYRILGLAAEAAFFTLLSVPPLLLSLIGLLGYVDDWTGTDSISSLENNILEASRTVLSDKGVAQIAQPILDDVMKGGRPDVISIGFLFALWSGSRAVNVFIDTITVMYGLDGVRGIVKTRLVAFLLFIAALLIGSVALPLMVAGPDAVVRIVPWSTTVVQVLYWPVVIVLSVAFLTTLYHVSVPVRSPWIEDVPGALVALAMWVLGSFLLRIYLTHTIEGATIYGSLAAAVAVLLWIGVSAFAVLVGAAVNAAIDRVWPAAATAAARAANERLREEEAAEYVARMTAARTHDDDPDDPDMPSEFPERWSRFLPPDDVTARLRTHAKTSPKPNGTTGTNGEEPRENENGT; encoded by the coding sequence GTGCAGCCAGCGAGACATTCACCCGAGCAACCCGGAGGCCCCACGGGACGCCTCCACCGGGCGCGTGCCCTCTACCGGAACGTCTCCAAGCGCCGGACCGCCTGGCTGCTGTTGAAGGACACCGTCAACTCCTGCATCGAGTACCGCATCCTCGGTCTCGCCGCCGAGGCCGCGTTCTTCACCCTGCTGTCCGTGCCGCCCCTGCTGCTCAGCCTCATCGGCCTGCTCGGCTACGTCGACGACTGGACCGGCACCGACTCGATCAGCAGCCTCGAGAACAACATCCTCGAAGCCTCCCGCACGGTCCTGTCCGACAAGGGCGTCGCCCAGATCGCCCAGCCCATCCTCGACGACGTCATGAAGGGCGGCCGCCCCGACGTCATCTCCATCGGCTTCCTGTTCGCCCTGTGGTCGGGATCCCGCGCCGTCAACGTCTTCATCGACACCATCACCGTCATGTACGGCCTCGACGGCGTCCGCGGCATCGTCAAGACCCGGCTCGTGGCGTTCCTGCTGTTCATCGCCGCCCTGCTGATCGGCTCCGTCGCCCTGCCCCTCATGGTCGCCGGACCCGACGCCGTCGTCCGGATCGTGCCCTGGTCGACCACCGTCGTCCAGGTCCTGTACTGGCCCGTCGTGATCGTCCTGTCCGTCGCCTTCCTGACCACCCTCTACCACGTGTCCGTGCCCGTGCGCTCCCCGTGGATCGAGGACGTCCCCGGTGCGCTCGTCGCCCTCGCCATGTGGGTCCTCGGCAGCTTCCTGCTGCGCATCTACCTCACCCACACCATCGAGGGCGCCACCATCTACGGCTCCCTCGCCGCCGCCGTCGCCGTCCTGCTGTGGATCGGTGTGTCCGCGTTCGCCGTCCTCGTCGGCGCCGCCGTCAACGCCGCCATCGACCGTGTCTGGCCCGCCGCCGCGACCGCCGCCGCCCGCGCCGCCAACGAACGCCTGCGCGAGGAGGAGGCCGCCGAGTACGTCGCCCGGATGACCGCCGCCCGCACCCACGACGACGACCCCGACGACCCCGACATGCCCTCCGAGTTCCCCGAACGCTGGTCCCGCTTCCTGCCCCCCGACGACGTCACCGCCCGCCTGCGCACCCACGCCAAGACCTCCCCCAAGCCCAACGGCACGACCGGGACGAACGGCGAGGAGCCACGCGAAAACGAAAACGGCACGTGA
- a CDS encoding GNAT family N-acetyltransferase, with protein sequence MTNIPVTTWSLEQTAPTDLLPAAAPDGDVRIVRAEVPSPEFSRFLYASVGGDIRWIDRLGWPYPRWAEHLARPGVETWVAYDHGTPAGYVELEPQDDGAVEIVYFGLIPAFRGRRIGGHLLSYGAARAWDLGDRWPGLPQTKRVWLHTCSLDGEHAMANYRRRGFKLFDTKVEEQPEVAAPGPWPGAHAV encoded by the coding sequence ATGACCAACATCCCCGTGACCACCTGGTCCCTGGAGCAGACCGCCCCGACCGACCTCCTCCCGGCGGCCGCGCCGGACGGTGACGTCCGGATCGTCCGCGCCGAGGTGCCCTCCCCCGAGTTCAGCCGCTTCCTGTACGCGTCCGTCGGCGGAGACATCCGCTGGATCGACCGGCTGGGCTGGCCGTACCCGCGCTGGGCCGAGCATCTGGCGCGCCCGGGGGTCGAGACCTGGGTCGCCTACGACCACGGCACGCCCGCCGGGTACGTGGAGCTGGAGCCGCAGGACGACGGGGCCGTGGAGATCGTCTACTTCGGGCTGATCCCCGCCTTCCGCGGGCGGCGGATCGGCGGGCATCTGCTGTCGTACGGGGCCGCCCGCGCCTGGGACCTCGGGGACCGCTGGCCGGGCCTGCCGCAGACCAAGCGGGTGTGGCTGCACACCTGCAGCCTGGACGGCGAGCACGCCATGGCCAATTACCGGCGGCGGGGTTTCAAGCTGTTCGACACCAAGGTGGAGGAGCAGCCCGAGGTGGCCGCGCCGGGCCCCTGGCCTGGTGCGCACGCCGTCTGA